The window GCAGGCATGCTTACAGACAATAAGAAGTTCCTGCCCGGCCTCATGGTCAGCCAGGCCTGCACCACATCTACAACAATCCTCAATCTCGCTGCGCTTGCCATAGAACAGGGAGCTTTTAATGTGGCCTTCGGCCTCATGACTGACCGCTGCTCCAATGGTGCACACACCGTATGGCCGAACCCCATGGGCCCAGGAGGCGAGGTAATAGCAGAAAACTGGCTTATGGACAACTTCAACAGCGATCCCAATGTATTTCCTCCTTTAAAGATGGTTCAGACTGCCGAAAAGGTAGCAGCAGAGGTAGGGATCACCAAAGAAGAATGCGATGCAGTGGTTTTAAGACGCTATGAGCAGTATCAGATGGCGCTGGCTAATGACCGTGCTTTCCAGAAACGTTACATGTTCCCCGCAGAGGTAAAGCTCTCCAAGAAACAGACTAAATTGATAGAGACGGATGAAGGCGTAACCCCTACTACAGCAGAAGGTCTGGCCAAGCTCGGACCGGCTGAAAAGGGAGGAGTCCACAGCTTCGGCGCACAAACATTCCCTGCCGACGGTAACTGCGGTTTTATCGTCACTAACCGTGATATGGCAAAAGAACTGAGCGCTGATCCGGGTATTGAAATCCAGGTTATATCTTTCGGTTTCTCCCGTGTCGCACCGGGCTTTATGGCTGCAGCCCCTGTACCTGCTTCAGAGATGGCCCTTGCCAATGCAGGCTTAAAAATTACCGATATGAAGGCTATTAAGAGCCACAACCCCTTTGCAACAAACGACCTCAACTTCGCAAAAAAAATGGGTATAGATGTCATGGCTATGAACAACTACGGAAGTTCCCTGATATACGGACACCCCCAGGCTCCAACAGCAGGCAGGATCATTGCCGAGATGCTGGAAGAGATGGCTATCCTTGGCGGAGGCTATTGTCTCTGGACCGGTTGTGCTGCAGGCGATACCGGCGCTTCCATGATCTTTAAGGTAGGCTAAAATCGAAATGTAAGAGGATGAGCCGGAAACTACTACCGGCTTATCCTCTTCCCCACTCTGGCCATTCCTCGTTGAGGGGAACGGCCTTTTTTATTTTCATTTCTTGACAAGAATAAAAGGGATTTCTTATAATGTGTGAAAATTTTTTATCCATTTGGAGGGTTTATGTGGGACAATTTGACCATTAATGAGGTTGTGGAATATGCAAAAGATCCTTACCCATCCATACGAAAATGGATAAAAGATAAGGGGAAAAAGGTAGTTGGCAGTACCTTTGCTGATGTCCCCGAAGAGGTGATACATGCATTCGGCTTTTTACCTGTTACAATTATGGGTACAAACAAACCGCTGAAAAAAGCTCCAAGCCACCTACCGGACAACGCATGTTCCCTGGCAAGAAGCAACCTTGAGCTTGTATTGAGTTATGAGGGTGACCTTTTTGATGGTTTTGTTCTACCGCAGGTCTGTGATACCACCCAACACCTATCCGATATCTGGAGGATAAACTTTCCGGACAAATATGTGGAAAGTTATCTTGCGCCACGTCAGGCTGATAGACCAAGTGCGCGGTACTGGGTAAAGGAGGAGATCGAAAGGATCATATCATCACTATCCGGTTGGTCAGGAAAAAAGATTGTAGAAGAAGACTTGTGGGAAGCTATTAAAATACATAATGAAAATAAGACCCTTCTAAAAGAGATATACGAGATTAAAAAGAAAAATCCGGCAGCCTTAACCAATAAAGAACTCTTCGCCTTAATGAAACTATCACAGCAGGTTGACAAGGCAGAGTTGAACCAGAGCTTAAAGAAGATAAAAAATAGTTTGCAGTCCGGTAAGAACAATGGGTATACCGATGTAATCCTTGTAGGCATTACCTGTGATCCTCCTGAGATATACGACCTCTTTGACGAGGTTAGACTCAACATCGTCGGGGATACTCTTCTTGTAGGGACACGTTATATCCAGGGCATTGTCCCGACTAACGGAAATCCTATCGATGCCCTCACGGAAAGGCACTTCAGAAGAGGGTTCTTCTCGCCGATACACGATAATGTTTACAAGAATTTCGAAGAAGTGAAAGCGCTCTATAAAGAGACGCAGGCAAGGGCTGTTATATATGTGCATATTGAGTTTTGTGAATCTCAGGAATACGACCTGCCTGACCTCAAGAGAATGATAAAGAATGAAGGCATATTGATGCACACGTTAGATACGGAATACCAGACATTGTCTCTTTCCCATGTAAGGACAAGACTTCAGGCATTCTTTGAGTCCTTAAAAGGAGGATCATTATGAACCTAACATCCAAACAGATGTCAAAGAAGATTACCGACGAATATATGGACGATGCATTTCACGCCCATGAAAAAGGTAAACTTATCGGTTATTCAACAGCAATATCACCGGTTGAACTTTTTGTTGCCCACGACATTATCCCTATCTACCCGGAGAATCACGCTGTGGCAAACCTCACGGCAAAAAAAGGCGCCGAGCTTTGTTCCGTAGTTGAGAGTATGGGTTACACAAACCATTTATGTGCCTACGCAAGAAGCGATCTGGCCTACAGAAAAACAGGAATAACAGTCACCAAGGGCATCCCTGAACCTGATCTCTTTCTTGCATGTAATGCCCAGTGCTTTACACTTACAAAATGGTTCCAGGTGCTTGCCAGAAAAGGCAACCTGCCCGTATTTGTCTTTGACACCCCGGAACACGTTATGGATAGCAACACCCGGAAGGAGATCGTAAAATACTGTGTGCTTCAGCTTAAAGAACTAATCAGTTTTCTTGAAGAAGTAACAAAAAGAAAGTTTGATTACGACAGACTCAAAGAGGTGATGAAATATTCTGCCGAGTCAAGCATACTCTATAAAAAATTCCTTGATATGGCTCAATATAAGCCATCCCCCATCAGCATCTTTGATGCCCTCATAGGCATGGCAATTGCTGTGTACCGGAGAGGCACCCAGGAATGTGTTGATTACTATCAGACCCTTTGTGATGAGATTCAGGCAAAGGTTGATCAGGGGATTGGCGTACTTCCGAAAGAAAAAGAAAAGTACCGCCTATACTGGGAAAACCTCCCTGTATGGTTTAAATTCAGCGATCATGCAAAGCTTCTTGGATCATACGGCGGTGTCATTCTGACATCTCTTTATGTTCATGCGTGGAGCTTTGAGTTCGATCTTGACAAAGACCCGCTCGTTACCCTCGCTGAGAATTACGTGTCGCGCTTCTCGAATTCCACTATTGAGGATAGAGCAGATATGGCAACAGAACTCTTCAAGAAATATTCGATGAACGGCATGATTATGTTTATGAATAGAAGCTGCAAGGCAGTCTCCTTTGCAGTACCAACACTGAAAGAGATCCTTACCAAAAGAACCGGTATACCTGCACTTGTATTCGAGAGCGACATGGGTGACCAGAGGTTCTATTCGGAAACCCAGATCAGAACGAGGATTGAAGCATATTTCGAGACACTGGATAGGCTACAGCCTTAAAGCTCTTAGCAAATTAGCTACTCAGCATTAGATCTGGAAGTATGGTAAGAACGTTTATTGCCTTAAGAAACCCGGGTTTTTCAACTGCTCCCTTAAAGAATCCCTTGAGTAAAACTTCGAGGAATTTTAACGATGAAAGGATAGATCAGACAAGGGTTAATCCAACATCCCCTAAATATACAAATCCAGATATACTTCATCGCCGTCTTCTATATGAAGCGCATCTTTCAGATGTATTGACGCAACAACTTCGAGGAGCCTTTCATCATAGTTTTCAACAAGGGGAATGACAACTCCACATTCATATTTGTCATTTATTAGGCCCTTTATCAGGACGGCATCACAAAAACCTTCTGTCTGATGAACAAGCCTTTCCGTAGCCCTCTCTTTTAGAATACCCTGCGCCTGCGCATCATTAAGCGTTATATTCAACGTGCCCTGAAAGGGTTGGAATTTGAGCTTTTCATATAGCTGCCGGTTTACCCAGTCGATAGCAAGAAATTCCTTAGATTCGCCTATACCTTTGACTACTTTGCCTTTTATTTTCATTTTTTCGGGACGTTAATACCCTATGCCTCGTCCTGGCTCCCCCATCTCCTAAACAGCTTTGCATCAATAGAAAACATGTCGAGCACCTTCCCGACGGTCTGGCTTATTATATCATCAATGGTTTTTGGCATATGATAGAAGGCAGGAACAGGGGGCATAATAATACCGCCCATCCGGGTCACCTTCAGCATCAACTCAAGGTGCCCCTCATGTAAAGGCGTCTCTCTCACAAGGAGCAAAAGCTTTCTACGCTCTTTAAGCGTTACATCTGCCGCTCTAACAAGGAGATTATAGTTGAAGGAATTTGCGATTGCAGATAGCGTCTTTATTGTACAGGGGGCAATAATCATGCCATCCACCTTAAAGGAACCACTCGCAATCGCCGCTCCGATATCATCAACATCGTATACTACATCTGCTAAGGATTCCAGGGATTGTACATTGTATTCCGTCTCAATTTCCAGATTTTTCACTGCAGACTCTGTGATCACAAGGTGCGTTTCTACCCCCGCCTCACGGAGGGATTTTAACGTCCTTGCCCCGTATACAACACCGGTTGCCCCTGTTATCCCGACAATAAGCTTACTCATTTATTACCCCCGGCGAGATTTACGATCCTTTTTACCCTTTCGCTGTCCCCCTTTGCTACATGTGCCCGTTCTTTTATTGATTTTCCCTGAACCGTGGCGTTGATCCCTATTTTTGTAACTCCATCCCCTTTTTCAGCCTGAGGATCGATGGGCTGCCCCTGAAGGCCTTCCACAATAATGAAATCCTCACTTGGTGAACATCTCGTAATCAATGCCCATTCTACATCTCTTAAATCTTCGGGGTTTATGTCATCATCTACAATTACTGCCTTTTTAACCATAGGAAAGGAAAGTAAAAACGTGATCAAGCTGCGTATCTTATATTTTTCAGTACTTCCCACATTTACCACAACGGACGACCCGAATGTCTTCTGGATAAAGGTAATCCTCGATATAAAGGGGAAAAGTTTTTTTGCGTTCTCTTCAATGTGTGCGCTACTCACAAAGATAAGATACATATCGGCTTCAGGGCTAGTTGGCAGGAGCGCATGGTATATAGGAGAATCCTTATATGTTAACCTCTGTACCACTACGGTAGGTGTTTCTTTGAGCGTAAGGTAATAGCCGCTTATTTCTCCGAGGGGACCATCCTGCATACCTTTATCCGGACTCACATAACCCTCCAGATAAATTTCACTCTCTGCAGGCACATCAATCAATGAATCAAAAGATGAGATTACTTCAATTCCCTTACCTCGCAACCCTCCGGCAATCCCCATTTTATCAGCGCCCCAGGGCGCTTTTAATGCCATGGCAATGAAGAAGAGCGGGTCAACGCCAATTGATATCGTAACAGGCATTTTTATATGCCTTTCCTTATACTTTCGGTATATATCTCCAAGAGGCGGGTTGAGTAAGGTAGCTCCAAGCAGGTTTTTCCCGCGATACTCCATACGATGTACTCCACGTCCGATAAAACCGGAATCAGGATCAATTGAGGATATAATGCTCGTTGTGATAAACGGTGCAGAATCACCCTGATAATATTTCAGGATAGGCAGGAAATCAAGAAGATCCTTATTCCGGACATCTACAGTATTCAAATGCCCTGGTTTTACAGGCACCTTCTCATGGCTTCTCTTTACCCCTTCAAGAAAGGCCTCACCGGGGTTTGATGCGCCATCAAAGAAAACTTTAAATATATCCAAAGAAGGAACACAGTTTGCAACAAGCCTGCAACTGTAGCCCTCGATATTTTCAAAAAGAAGTATTTTTCTGCTGTCCGAGAGTTTCTCTATAAGCTCAGGTATGTCCTCTTTAGAAACCGGGTCCTTTATTTCAAGGACCCGGCTGTTTTCGCGCATTACTTCAATATATTCCCTGAGGGATTTTATCAACTCTACAGACCCTTGGGTATTGGAGATGTAAATTCAATTATCTCCATCGAGCAGGGCGTCGGGACAAGCTGTCCTCTGCCGAGTCTTATCCAGAGCTCTTCCTTATACTTTGCTGCGTCTTTGGATATTTTCACCTTTGCAAATGTTCCACGGTATTTATACTTTCCAGGCGTCAGGTCTCTGATGATTGCAACGCGCTCCTGTTCTGCCGGCATGTCTTTGAAATCTATATTTATATATGTATCCCATGTTGCCATAATATCCTCCTATTCCTTAAATCCATATGTTTTCCACTTTGCAAGAACTTTCTCCTGAATATCTTTCGGGTACACGTTGTCGAAGGATACTTTGATAGGTACATCTGAAGCTGACCAGTCAAGAGGGAAGGTACAGTCA is drawn from Pseudomonadota bacterium and contains these coding sequences:
- a CDS encoding DUF120 domain-containing protein — encoded protein: MKIKGKVVKGIGESKEFLAIDWVNRQLYEKLKFQPFQGTLNITLNDAQAQGILKERATERLVHQTEGFCDAVLIKGLINDKYECGVVIPLVENYDERLLEVVASIHLKDALHIEDGDEVYLDLYI
- a CDS encoding thiolase family protein, yielding MKTFTKAYIPYNGYYSTPFSRWQGSMQNENAIELGAKTARRWFLEKKKIDPGILDYLYFGITIHQHHLFYSHNWAAGMLTDNKKFLPGLMVSQACTTSTTILNLAALAIEQGAFNVAFGLMTDRCSNGAHTVWPNPMGPGGEVIAENWLMDNFNSDPNVFPPLKMVQTAEKVAAEVGITKEECDAVVLRRYEQYQMALANDRAFQKRYMFPAEVKLSKKQTKLIETDEGVTPTTAEGLAKLGPAEKGGVHSFGAQTFPADGNCGFIVTNRDMAKELSADPGIEIQVISFGFSRVAPGFMAAAPVPASEMALANAGLKITDMKAIKSHNPFATNDLNFAKKMGIDVMAMNNYGSSLIYGHPQAPTAGRIIAEMLEEMAILGGGYCLWTGCAAGDTGASMIFKVG
- a CDS encoding phenylphosphate carboxylase subunit gamma produces the protein MATWDTYINIDFKDMPAEQERVAIIRDLTPGKYKYRGTFAKVKISKDAAKYKEELWIRLGRGQLVPTPCSMEIIEFTSPIPKGL
- a CDS encoding 2-hydroxyacyl-CoA dehydratase family protein; the encoded protein is MWDNLTINEVVEYAKDPYPSIRKWIKDKGKKVVGSTFADVPEEVIHAFGFLPVTIMGTNKPLKKAPSHLPDNACSLARSNLELVLSYEGDLFDGFVLPQVCDTTQHLSDIWRINFPDKYVESYLAPRQADRPSARYWVKEEIERIISSLSGWSGKKIVEEDLWEAIKIHNENKTLLKEIYEIKKKNPAALTNKELFALMKLSQQVDKAELNQSLKKIKNSLQSGKNNGYTDVILVGITCDPPEIYDLFDEVRLNIVGDTLLVGTRYIQGIVPTNGNPIDALTERHFRRGFFSPIHDNVYKNFEEVKALYKETQARAVIYVHIEFCESQEYDLPDLKRMIKNEGILMHTLDTEYQTLSLSHVRTRLQAFFESLKGGSL
- a CDS encoding UbiX family flavin prenyltransferase, which translates into the protein MSKLIVGITGATGVVYGARTLKSLREAGVETHLVITESAVKNLEIETEYNVQSLESLADVVYDVDDIGAAIASGSFKVDGMIIAPCTIKTLSAIANSFNYNLLVRAADVTLKERRKLLLLVRETPLHEGHLELMLKVTRMGGIIMPPVPAFYHMPKTIDDIISQTVGKVLDMFSIDAKLFRRWGSQDEA
- a CDS encoding UbiD family decarboxylase — its product is MRENSRVLEIKDPVSKEDIPELIEKLSDSRKILLFENIEGYSCRLVANCVPSLDIFKVFFDGASNPGEAFLEGVKRSHEKVPVKPGHLNTVDVRNKDLLDFLPILKYYQGDSAPFITTSIISSIDPDSGFIGRGVHRMEYRGKNLLGATLLNPPLGDIYRKYKERHIKMPVTISIGVDPLFFIAMALKAPWGADKMGIAGGLRGKGIEVISSFDSLIDVPAESEIYLEGYVSPDKGMQDGPLGEISGYYLTLKETPTVVVQRLTYKDSPIYHALLPTSPEADMYLIFVSSAHIEENAKKLFPFISRITFIQKTFGSSVVVNVGSTEKYKIRSLITFLLSFPMVKKAVIVDDDINPEDLRDVEWALITRCSPSEDFIIVEGLQGQPIDPQAEKGDGVTKIGINATVQGKSIKERAHVAKGDSERVKRIVNLAGGNK
- a CDS encoding 2-hydroxyacyl-CoA dehydratase family protein translates to MNLTSKQMSKKITDEYMDDAFHAHEKGKLIGYSTAISPVELFVAHDIIPIYPENHAVANLTAKKGAELCSVVESMGYTNHLCAYARSDLAYRKTGITVTKGIPEPDLFLACNAQCFTLTKWFQVLARKGNLPVFVFDTPEHVMDSNTRKEIVKYCVLQLKELISFLEEVTKRKFDYDRLKEVMKYSAESSILYKKFLDMAQYKPSPISIFDALIGMAIAVYRRGTQECVDYYQTLCDEIQAKVDQGIGVLPKEKEKYRLYWENLPVWFKFSDHAKLLGSYGGVILTSLYVHAWSFEFDLDKDPLVTLAENYVSRFSNSTIEDRADMATELFKKYSMNGMIMFMNRSCKAVSFAVPTLKEILTKRTGIPALVFESDMGDQRFYSETQIRTRIEAYFETLDRLQP